Within the Silurus meridionalis isolate SWU-2019-XX chromosome 2, ASM1480568v1, whole genome shotgun sequence genome, the region GCTGTCTCTGAGTCAGATTATTAGTCACACTTTCAAAAGGTTGTAGTCGCGCTGGTGCATCCTGCTCGTCAAGATATCTCCAAAAAACGCTTCAGAGTGTAAATAAACATCACAGTTTGGAGTGGAGTGTCTCTGTACATCCACTGCTTCACAGATTCCCTTCTGCTATTCCAGGGTTACCATCAAACCCAGACGGACCCTGCACCAGCATGTGATCTGTTTTACAGAGCAAAGCCAGTGAACAATGATGAATAGGACCGAGATCAGCTCATGTGAGATAAGTTGCGATTTGCATAAAGAGCTCAGGAACTGGCCAACATGAAAGCATGTGATGTGTGAAAGCAGCGTAATACTGTACTGACATCTGTGCGTATGTGCTGCGATAACAACAGTACACCAAGATAATGGAAAGACTCTGGATTAAGTTCTGATCTGAGCCAGAAGAGCTAGGTCTAAAAAGAAACTAATCcagaatagaatatagaatagaataaaatatagaatagaataaaatagttCATCCAACACCTGAACAACATTACTAATGTAAAGCTTATTGTACACAGCGTGGGAAAAGTCCATGCAAAAGATATAGAATATTATGTGCTACATGCaccatatgtatgtataataaacATCTCTACAGACGCTCAAGAAGTCTCTTTTTATGCTCCACATACAAAcgctaaaaaaacattatataaagaaTCCCAAAACGGCTTCATCTTTCAGCAAAGTGAcgttttaacaaaaacaaagtaacCTCAGAAGAAATTCATTTGACTATTAATATGTACTAAATGACTCCTTCGATTGGACCCTTGATTTCTGACTGTAAACGAGGTGATGTAACGCTCAACAaagcacaaatacacaacacttcAATCTCACACACTTCAAACAAGACTCTGGTTCCTCATAATGAACTGAAATATACTTTAGATAGAATTAACCAAACATCCTGTtataaaactctctctctcacgcacacacacacacacacacacacacacacttctcacctCATGAAAATAAAGCTGATTAAATTCATCACCGATGCGGCGCAACACCTGCGCAACCTCTCGCCAGTGTCGCTCAACGTCAAACTCCACGTGCATGTCCCCCGCAGGTGCTGCTCCGTGGGGTGGATAGTGGTTATAGAGAGCAGGCCATAATTCTACAACAGAGATGCACAGACATGCATTAGGTTGATGCTTTATAACATAACATGATTAAATAAACCACTGAATGATGTGGATGCAGCAACAGAAGTAGTTTTCAGTAGGAACAAATGAATATCTAAAAAATTGATCTCCATTCATGTCATCATTTCAGTGCTGCTGCTCATGAAAgcattaaaagatttaaaaagcgTGTCGAATCGGCACGTGTGAAGTCACTGCTGAAACACTAGGACCTGCAGTAGATCTGAGCTGTGGTCAGAATACACTGGAGAGCAGAGCGAGGATCATGCTGTTAATACAACCACAATCTATCTGAAGATGCACTGATTCTCTAACAGTGACTCAAGTCGAGAATCAGTTTTACTGTTATTTCTCATGCCAGATCATAATACGACCATATGCTACTCATTTCCACCACGACATCACTGAGGCTTTTGCTAGAAAATAGCCAAAAAAACCCTCTGTAACGATATTACTCAATTACACTCTGAGCTTTACGCGCTCGGGCGCCAGGCCAGCGACGGCCATGCTGACGGAGAAGAATACcgtgtttatttgtgtacatGTGAGCCGTCACTGTGCGCCGTCGCTCTTCCATATGTTCTGTTTTGACTTGCAGACTAACGTGATAcagtgtgtttctctgtggcCTCACACATGCCACAGCTCTCTCTCAGAAACTCTAATATATCTGGCAACCGGACGGGTTCACAGTTTTACACCTTCATCCGACTGACGAGGATTTTCACTACGTCTCCCAAAGCGAAAAAACACTTCCAACTTTGTGCACGGAGTCGAAAACAAACTGCTGCAATAAAAGCCAAACAAAACAAGTGAATCCTGATGCTCCACATGAGACCGATGGAAGCTCTGAtaagctgctgctgctttccTCCTGAATAAGAGCGAGACAGGATGCTAGCAAGGCACTCCAGAAACAGGATTTATCACAGGCTCTCATCTCCTGCTTCTCTATAGGACTGAATAGAAACGAGTTAGATCTCATGTCTGCTCTCACAATAGACTATTTTGACTGGTGGAGAAGAGCACTGCTGCTCCGGCTGGTCACCTGAATCCCAACGCAGGAATAAAGAGCTAACAAGCAAATCAGCTACTCCATCACTTCCATTGTGAGACGAGGTGCACACTAACTCCTGTTCACTCTAAACATGGGGGTTGCCCTCAGTGAAAAAGACAACAAGAAAAAACGGTTTCCTGTGGGTTTGTGAAAAGCTACACGGACCTCCTAACCCAAACGGATGTTCACGCACATGCAAGTAAAGTCACGTGTGTAAACAAACGTTCAGGGATGAAGAGCTTCAGCCAACCAgcagtgactgtgtgtgtgatacagagGAGTGTAACAGAAAgtttattacacaattacagGTGTTTATTACGCGTTAAcgacaatacaatacaacacacatTCAATTATCATGCACATCACTCCAGACTTCTACAAGCTTTGGTACGTCATGCAGAGAGAAGTGTTggagacttttttattttttactaacatGCGAAGACTCATTCTGGAGGTGGGTTAGATGTTGGGTGAGAGTGTGGGTTAGATGTTGGGTGAGAGTGTGGGTTAGATGTTGGGTGAGAGTGTGGACCAGACATCACTGATCAGTGTGGAGCAGGGCAACATGCAATCCCAGcattcagaacacacacacactccgggtcaggggtgtgtgtgtgtgtgtgtgtgtgtgtgtgtgtgtgtgtgtgtgtgtgtaagtaagggGTGTTagaagggtgtgtgttttgtaaaggGGGGGTCCTTACCATGATTGTGCGCGTGGGAAATGCGCTGCAGGAAATGAGTGATCGCTTGACTAGATGGACTCGGGGTTTGAGTTGCGGTATTATGGGTGATTATCGGTGAACTCGGCTCGCTGTCGAAGGAAAAATATCCACTCGACGACCTGGACCAGAGTCGGAACACAGGCGACCGGGACTGGAAACCCGCAAGGCTTCCTGCCCTAAATCTTTCGCTCGGGTCTGAAGGGCCGCCGCCCCCCGCCTTGGCCCGGGAGCCGCTCTCTCCGCAGGGCCCCTGCTCCTTTAAGCAGGCCGGATATTGCCGTCTGCgggataaaataaaacagcaccGATTACCGACTGTCCGGGAGAGAGGGGGTTTGCAcgcatgttttgtttgttttgttttgttttaaatatatttgcgaTGATTCCGGTGCGGTCGGTAAACAGAGGGCGGCTGTGCGCGCGCCTTCCCCGCGGTGCTCCCGGCTCTCCGCGGTGTGATGTCCGGGTCACGCGCGGCTGAAGCGCCAGTCAAACTGCGTCACAAACCGGCTTCATTCCGAGCCGAAGGCTTAACTTCCTATTTTCTTTCTCCGACGCCCCGAAACGCGCCGTCTTTCATCCGAAACCGACTCGCGCGAGCTGCACGACTTTTGTTTCACGCGCGGCTCGAGGAGAAAACACGCACAAAGTCTcgtgcacaaaaaaaagaaaaaaaaaccctaaaaacaaCGGCAATCACGTCGCCCGTGAATTATAACAGCGCGTGACTGTGTGTAGTGAAAGCTGTTATCTggttattgtttattttccgccgagtttttcttttatttccgcGGGCTGTTTTGTTACGCGGTGGCACGCGCCGGGCGGTAACTCACGCGCTCCGCGCAGTGCGGTTCTGAGACTCCACGGCGCGTGAGATGTTTCGAGGTGTCTGATTCC harbors:
- the bcl2l11 gene encoding bcl-2-like protein 11, producing the protein MSRRQYPACLKEQGPCGESGSRAKAGGGGPSDPSERFRAGSLAGFQSRSPVFRLWSRSSSGYFSFDSEPSSPIITHNTATQTPSPSSQAITHFLQRISHAHNHELWPALYNHYPPHGAAPAGDMHVEFDVERHWREVAQVLRRIGDEFNQLYFHEAARNGGAAPQQAHNQPAIMLRIGLLIRRLLHFLLRRR